From the Conger conger chromosome 14, fConCon1.1, whole genome shotgun sequence genome, one window contains:
- the LOC133109289 gene encoding urocortin-3-like, which translates to MRGMRLCVYLALMLVVSGLCQGRGFGDLREQLEEGKGDRDLVALSILNRNRGPGSLQRPQLRPSNRKNRLQRPAPLAPKRNPQGPRFALSLDVPTSILSALIDLAKNREMRTKAAANAQLMARIGKRK; encoded by the coding sequence ATGCGTGGCATGAGGCTCTGTGTGTACCTGGCTCTGATGCTTGTGGTAAGTGGGCTGTGCCAGGGGAGGGGATTTGGGGACCTACGAGAGCAGCTAGAGGAAGGCAAGGGGGACCGAGACCTGGTGGCCCTCAGCATCCTTAACCGGAATAGGGGTCCCGGATCCCTGCAACGCCCCCAGCTTCGACCCTCCAACCGGAAGAACAGACTCCAGAGGCCTGCACCCCTGGCCCCAAAGAGGAACCCCCAGGGGCCACGCTTTGCCCTGTCACTGGACGTCCCCACCAGCATCCTCAGTGCCCTGATAGACCTCGCCAAGAACCGTGAAATGCGAACCAAGGCAGCCGCCAATGCTCAGCTGATGGCTCGCATCGGAAAGAGGAAATAA
- the LOC133110104 gene encoding cytochrome b-c1 complex subunit 1, mitochondrial-like: MAASVCRAGSALGRALVKGPSSVLSLRRGQASLSYAQSLLGVPETQLTTLENGLRIASEESGHATCTVGVWIGCGSRYETEKNNGAGFLLEHMAFKGTKKLPQSALEEEVESMGAHLSAYTSREHTAYYMKTLSKDLPRAVELLSEVVQSSSLSESDLERQRGVVLRELEEVESSLQDVCLDMLHATAFQGTSLGHSVLGPSHNARTLTREDLVDYINSHYKAPRMVLAAAGGVNHSELVDLAQQHFSGVSFEYEGDAVPVLPPCRFTGSEIRMRDDGMPLAHVAIAVEGARATSPDIVTLMVANAVIGNYDITFGGGKNLSSRLASLAGEHKLCHSFQAFHTAYSDTGLLGIHFVTDKHNIDDMMYHAQNQWMNLCTTVTESDVIRAKNLLKAALVGQLDGTTPVCEDIGRHILDYGRRISLAEWNARINAVTPSMVRDVCSKYIYDKCPAVVAIGPNEQLPDYNRVRSGMYWLRF; the protein is encoded by the exons ATGGCTGCGTCCGTGTGTAGAGCCGGGAGCGCTTTGGGTCGAGCGCTTGTCAAAGGTCCCAGC TCTGTCTTGTCTTTGAGACGGGGTCAGGCCAGCCTGTCCTATGCACAGAGTCTTTTGGGGGTCCCCGAGACCCAGCTCACTACCCTGGAAAACGGCCTGCGGATCGCTTCAGAGGAGTCTGGGCATGCAACCTGCACC GTTGGGGTGtggattggctgtggcagtcGCTATGAGACAGAGAAGAATAACGGAGCTGGCTTCTTGCTGGAGCACATGGCTTTTAAG GGGACGAAGAAGCTGCCTCAGTCTgccctggaggaggaggtggagtccATGGGGGCCCACTTGAGTGCCTACACGTCCCGGGAGCACACTGCGTACTACATGAAGACCCTGTCCAAGGACCTGCCGAGAG CGGTGGAGCTGCTGTCGGAGGTGGTGCAGAGCAGCTCGCTCAGTGAGTCAGATCTGGAGCGGCAGCGGGGGGTGGTGCtgagggagctggaggaggtggagagcaGTCTGCAGGACGTCTGCCTGGACATGCTGCACGCCACCGCCTTCCAGGGCACCTCCCTGGGGCACAGCGTGCTGGGGCCCTCACACAATGCCAG GACTTTGACTCGTGAGGACCTGGTGGATTACATCAACAGCCACTACAAGGCCCCTCGCATGGTGCTGGCAGCTGCTGGAG GCGTGAACCACAGTGAGCTGGTGGACCTGGCGCAGCAGCACTTCAGCGGGGTGTCGTTTGAGTACGAGGGCGATGCTGTGCCCGTGCTGCCCCCCTGTCGCTTCACAGGGAGCGAG ATCCGCATGCGTGATGACGGCATGCCCCTGGCTCACGTTGCCATTGCAGTGGAGGGCGCGAGAGCCACCAGTCCTGACATAGTTACCCTGATGGTGGCCAATGCCGTAATCGGCAACTATGACATCACTTTTGGTGGAGGGAAG AACCTGAGTAGCCGGCTGGCTAGCCTTGCGGGGGAACACAAGCTGTGCCACAGCTTCCAGGCTTTCCACACCGCCTACTCTGACACCGGTCTGCTGGGGATCCACTTTGTCACAGACAAGCACAACATCGATGACATGATGTACCACGCCCAGAACCAGTG GATGAACCTGTGCACCACGGTGACGGAGAGTGATGTGATCAGGGCCAAGAACTTGCTGAAGGCCGCCCTGGTGGGCCAGCTGGACG GGACCACGCCCGTGTGTGAGGACATTGGCAGGCACATCCTGGACTACGGGCGGCGTATCTCTCTGGCCGAATGGAATGCCAGGATCAAT GCTGTCACCCCGAGCATGGTGCGAGACGTCTGCTCCAAATATATCTACGACAAGTGTCCCGCCGTAGTCGCTATCG GTCCCAATGAGCAGCTGCCCGACTACAACAGGGTGCGCAGTGGCATGTACTGGCTCCGGTTCTGA